The Marinobacter sp. SS13-12 region TGTAGAACTCCAAGCCGTGGACACCACCCTCTCGGCCGATGCCGGACTGCTTGCTGCCGCCGAAAGGTGTCCTAAGGTCACGAAGGAACCAGCTGTTGACCCAGCAAAGTCCCACTTCCAGTTTCGGAGCAACGCGATGAGCACGGCTGAGATTTTCCGTCCATACAGCAGCCGCCAGGCCGTAAGGGGTATCGTTTACGAGGCTAATGACCTCTTCTTCGGAGTCAAACGGTGCGATATGGCAACAGGGCCCGAAGATTTCCTCCTGCACTACCGCAGAATCCTCACCAAGGCCTGTCCAGATCGTTGGCTCTACCCACGCACCTTCGCTCAGATTCGCAGGCATCTCCGGAACACCCCCACCGGTCACGATATTGGCACCATCCTTGCGCGCTACTTCGTAGTAGGAAAGAACCTTCTGGCGATGCTCCTGACTGATCACCGGACCAAAGTTCACATTCTCATCCTGCCACCACCCCATGCGCAGGGATTCCGCCCCCTCCTTGAGACGCTTGACGAATTCATCAAACAGTGGACGCTCGACGTAGACCCTCTCTGTGCCAAGGCACACCTGGCCACAGTTAGCGAAGACGGAACGCATGGTGCCCTCGATCGCCTTGTCGATGTCCGCATCCGCAAAAACAATGGCGGCGTTCTTTCCACCCAGTTCAAAGGAGACAGGCACGAGGCATTCAGAGGCAGCCTTCATGATCGCTGTACCCGTCTTCGACTCGCCGGTGA contains the following coding sequences:
- a CDS encoding 2-hydroxymuconic semialdehyde dehydrogenase produces the protein MQEIKHFINGQFVSSESGRTFDDVNPANGEVIARVHEAGREEVGQAVAAANAAMNGPWGTMAVAERMKLLQKVADGVMARFDEFVEAECLDTGKPKSLASHIDIPRGAANFQVFADLVKNIPTESFQMDTPDGLGAHNYAVRKPRGVIAVVAPWNLPLLLMTWKVGPALACGNAVVVKPSEETPHTATLLAEVMNEAGIPEGVYNVVHGFGPDSAGEFLTRHPDINGITFTGESKTGTAIMKAASECLVPVSFELGGKNAAIVFADADIDKAIEGTMRSVFANCGQVCLGTERVYVERPLFDEFVKRLKEGAESLRMGWWQDENVNFGPVISQEHRQKVLSYYEVARKDGANIVTGGGVPEMPANLSEGAWVEPTIWTGLGEDSAVVQEEIFGPCCHIAPFDSEEEVISLVNDTPYGLAAAVWTENLSRAHRVAPKLEVGLCWVNSWFLRDLRTPFGGSKQSGIGREGGVHGLEFYSELSNICIKL